The DNA sequence TAATTAACAATTTTGCCGAAACAAGATTGCCCTATGGATTGCTGTGTTAAGAAATAAAATGCAGCTTTATTTGCAAATAGGCAACTTTATTGTGAAGAACATAAGGTCACAGTATATAAAACTGATCTATGTACATAAAACACAATTTAACAATTTCCATCTTATGCTGTTAGCATTCCTTAAATGTATGAAGAATTCTTACAGGTGTCTGTTGATGTCTAACAACTTTGCACAAGAATTTTTCCTTATAAATAAGGAACCACATCTCACTctatcaaaagaaaacaaataagaaaatgtaacttatttaaagaaaaacaagagcAAGTCCTTTGAAGATCATGACTCGTTTCCATCACTTCTTGGCATAAGTAATTTTCATGGCATGTGAAGGGGTAATTTTAAATCCTTGGAGGGCATCCCGAGCTGCTCCTGCCTGTCCTTCATTTTCAAACTCCACAAATGCAATGTCATGTCTGCCAGGGACAAGCCGCACTTCTTTGAAACCAGGGAACCttggaagaaaaatatttattgtgAAGATCAGGTTCTTTATCCTTGAAAGCTACTAGCACTTTTTTTAACCCTCTCTCCAATAAGTTCAGAAAATTGAAAGTCATCGTTGAGAAATGAAGTTGAATGCTACAGGCAGATTTTGCCAAGTAAAACATATCACAGGAGTCAGGAGTATACTTACAATGCAATGGAAAATGGATTTGATGTGCAGGAATTAAACTTgagtttgggggaggggggagttggcTGAACTGTTTTTTATGAACTCCCATTCAACAGAGCAAGATTCAGTCCTTCCTACTTGGCTAACTCAAGAAAGCTCAGAGTACCCAGatagttgggggcaattagcttacagttgtaaaccgcttagacactattagttcagtatgaagtggtatataaatgaagctgtttttgtttgtttgtttgttttttacctgTAACAGCATTGGTAGCTGCCCTACACTGCATCAGACCACTGTTCAATCTAGCCCAGTACTGTCAAAACTGACTGGTAGCAGGTCTCCTAGCTTTCAGGCAAGAGTTTTGCCAGCTCTATTTGAAGCCATCAGAGAATGAACACAAAACATATCATCTACCGTCAATCTATGGGTCTATTAAATTTATTCTCTATTTCAAAACCATGTTTTCTTCAATAAATTGTAAAATCCTAAAGTACACACTCCTGTTTCTAAAAGCCAAATATTTCCAAAGTATAAAAAAGAATCCCCTACATTGAATTTGAAGGGGGAACACCCACTACAGAAAAATCAGAATGGAGCAATCTATGGACAACCACTTCTTTAGGCCTTTCAGGCATTCAAAAACAAATGAATATATGAGAAGGTACACTACTCTCATCCTGTAGCCACCATTCTTCTCACATGGGCAATAATGATCTGAAAGAATATCTACACATATATCCCCTCATTATTTGATAAAGTTCTGGACAAATGCACAAGAGGCTATCCTCTTCAAGTCTTGCTGTCTATGAGGAGAGAAACAAGAGAAAGGGGATAGGGCTGCACTTAGGTTTCTGCCCACCCAAGCTGTGCAGTTTGGACAGGAAATATCAAGCTCTTAgatgaaactatggcctgttacagactgccaaaataaagctgcttcgggtctctttggaggtatgctatttaaatggtgcatgggtcctaagagtccggaggtcgcgccaaagccacactccattcttaagcactggagtgcagctttggtgcagcttccggattcttaggatgatgcatgcatcatttaaacagcatacctccaaagagatccgaagcagctttattttggcagtctgtaacaggcctatgggtCTTTTTATTCCACTCTTCCAGTATAGTATAAAAACACTAGATTAAGAATATGGAAATATAAAAAGCCAGGAAACTATTTTTTTCAAGGCAGCATCTTTTTCAAGGCAGCAAAacagacttaagctgaatccaaataaaacagaggtacttgtgataggtaaccccaatccgggtatggagataagtccgccagttctagatggggttacacttcccctgaaagactgcgtccgcagcttgagagtgctcctggattcgtcgcttcaactgtcttctcagattgacaTGACAGCCAGCagtgcctgttaccagcttcggctgatacgccagttgcgcccctacctggagcagcgggacctagaaacggtcatACATGCtcgctctagtaacctctcaccttgatttctgcaatgcgctctacatggcaCAACCTTTGTGCCACATCTGGAGGCTCCAATTGATTCAAAACATAGCAGCCAGATTGGCTGctagaaaatccaagttcgaccatattacacctattttaaaatcactacattggctgcctattagcttccgggcacagtacaaggtgttggttatcacctataaagccttacatggcctgggtccagtctactttaaggaatgcctcctcccatacaatccttcctgtacactccgatcctccaggaaaaacctcttacaatctagaaagaccagactggcagtgacctcccggaggtcatTTTCTGTcgctgctccaaaaacttggaaagacctgctggaagagatttgccattttttctcacccgaggcttttaaaaaggcaacaaaaaccttttctcttccggcaggccttccccaattgttaatgtccagaaccaattgaatcccccttttattatttttcttacttgtgatttaactttgatgtattgttatgtactttttaaactttttttttttactgtttaattttatagttgggagggagggttgggtcggggttttgtggggcttgttgtttttattgttgtatattgtattttttgttattacctgcctcgatcctcaatcggaagaggcgggatataaataaatatttaataacagTAATTTATAGAGATTCAACATGtagaaaaatcttttaaaagtttgAAGTCTCATCAGTCTCCATGAAATTCAAATGTGAGTCAATCTACACAGAACCACAGCTGAAGTATATTTGAGGAACACAGAATTGTATATATTCCTAGATGAACTTACTGATTAAACAGCATTGACAACATCATTTCATTTGTCTCTTCTGGCAAATTGTTGAGGAAAAGAATATAGTTTGGTGGATTATCCGGCACCTGCAACAACACAAGCAAGAAATAACAGGATAATGTGTAACAAAAACATACTTGCTTTAGCATTTATTAAATTTTGCAATGGTTCTTGTCACATGCATGGATACTATTATTCCAAAGCACTGTTAATTTTCCATttgaccaaaacaaacaaacaaataaactggGAAAAGCATAAGCAACTTTTCAGAATCTCACAAATTTCTAGGTTAATAAAGGAGTTTAGTGTAATTTAGATATTGTTTACTGAACAGTTACTTACCAGTTCAGCAGTACCATTTGAAATCCCCaatacaacaataatttatttgtgcTGCAGACCATCTTTATGTTATCAGAAAGGTAGAAAGTGAGGCCTAACAACAGCAAGAGTTTATTATACATGATggacccagtttttttttttaacataagaCAATAAAGATCAGGAATTATACAGCAATAAACACTCTAAGCAAGTGCTGACAGATAAAATTGATTGACTGATAGTTTATCTTTTAAGGAAGTAAGTCACACATAAAGAAACTGCACTGCTTCCATACAAAATGCATTTATCTGTATACAagttacattggcctgttacagacagccaaaataaagctgcttcgagtcacagtggaggcatgatgtttcaatgatgcatacgtcctaagagtccagaagccccaccaaagccacgctccaggctggagcatggctttggtgcgacttctggactcttaggacgcatgcatcattgaaacaccatacctccactgtaactcgaagcagctttattttggctgtctgtaacaggccattgattctAAAAAGCCAAAGACATTGGTCTACGATCCATTTAGTTGGAACTGGTGAAGATGGTAAGAATTACCTGCTGATTCTGTGATGAATTTGCTTGGCTATTTGCTGAATTCTGATTTGCTCCCTGTTAAAAAATAAGAACAGAGGgttttttgcttttaaagaaatcatATTCCAACTTCACAATCAATACTGTATATACCAATGTGTATTATTGTAGCAGTTGTTAAAAAAACATTGTATTAATTTCAATTTCAAATTATTGTTAAGAGTATGTACAGAATTATATTCTATGGAgttccagttttaaaaacaaaaatacataaattcttaAACAGTTAGGAGCTATTCCGCCAGTCATAGGACACAATTTCTTCTAAGGACACAAACTACTTGGGATTTTTTGAGGGGTACCATCATCTCTACTCTCAGTCTCAGGCAAAGGAGAGTTGCCTGTGAATAGCAAATGCTTTGAGAAAAATAAACTTGAATTCCTAACATACTTTTTTTTCAACAATGCAAGCTGTTGATACCTAAAGAGGCAAGATTTCATCATTCCTTTCTTCACCTGTACTGCATTTAATGTTATGTTGTAAAGAACATAATGCTATATTTGGATAATTCCCAAAGGCTGTGCAGactagggaattatgggagtttTAGGCTAAAAAGTTACTATTCCAAGCTCTGTACGTGTGGTATCAACCCTTCCAGGAAAGCAGCATGCCCTTAGCTGAAATTTCACCAAGAAAAATCATTTCTACCAACAGCAATTTGCCTAAAGCTGGCATATTATAATGGTCAGAACTGAATTCACAACTTAATTGTAAAATCCAAAATTAGTTTAAGGCAGGGATAGAAATCATATTCTTCAACTACAACTCTCAatattcctcatcactggctatgctggtgaGACTGCTGGGACCTCAAGCCCAATAATACATGTAGGGACTCCTTggtttaagtactgtacttttcaaATGAAATTTGCCCCAAATTGTTCTGTTGTTCCAtgcatttgtttgcttgtttaagaaaaaaaacacttaaaaaacaGAACTTAAAGAAACCATACTTTTAAATATGCACTACAACATAATTAACCTACATTATTAGCCACATAATTAATGTGGTAGGAAATCATCAATTTGAGAGTGCTTATACCTTGGTGAAGGGTAATTATAAGCAGGCCTGGATAGGAAAAAATCACTACAAATTTACATTACCTGGTTTGGCTTTTTGTTTGCAGCATTGGCAGACTGTTCCAAGGCcttagttttctttttctctctcctcttctccttatCAGCAAATGTGCCACGCATTTTTGAAATTACATCCGAGTCTGTTTTTGCATACTGAATGCGCTGTTTAAAGTAGAAGACTGCATTAAGTTTAATCAAAGCTGGATGTTTCAGTCAGATGCTCAGGAACAAACACCTATAGACATAATTGCTACCAGATATGACAATCTCATCTGTGTGTTGCCCTCAAGCTGCTTGTTGTCTTAcaatgaccccattaatttcacaggattttcctaggcaagaaatactcagaggtagttttgcgagtttccttcctttgaaatacagcctacagcagcagttcccaacctgtgctccaaggagcctcTTAggggctcagccatagaaataagggctccacaagtcaaaaaggttgggaatccctgGCCTACAACATCAACAGGTATTCACTGGTGTTTTCCAatttgcaatagcaatagtaagtacatttctataccacttatatTAGcaaactagcactccctaagtggtttacaatgtgtaagccaattgcccccaacaagctgggtattcatttcaccaaactacaaaaggatggaaggctgagtcgaccttggagccctgcttgcgatcgaactcataaccttgtggatgcagtactggcattgaaccactgtgccaccagagctccctgtactaaccaggactgtccctgcttagcttccaagatcagacctggtctggtgcctttatggtatttaggccatCAGAGATGACAATACCATCCTTTGTAATAGCTGCAACATCATCTTCCCTAACCAGCAACAAGGTGCATTTTTAAGCAAAAGCAATATAGTGACAGGACAAAATCAGGGAGTATACAGGATTGCACATTTGATATATTTCAGAAAGTCTTTTTCTAGGATGTCAAACTGTCATTGAGGATTATTAAAaccatttctatttctgttttgatACAGTTGTTACTCGTCGCACATAATGACAGGTCTTCCTAGACTATAACAGAAAAATTTCTATATAATGTAAATTTCAAgagtataaaataaaacaatgaagaCTTTCAAAACACTGTCTGTTTTTCTAGGCACAGAAAATACAACATCATATTACTATGCTCTTACCTGTACCACGTTTTGCAGTAAAATCTAAGACTTACCATTGGTTTACTGTAAAATGGAAAGCCTTGTAATTGTCGCAAGGCATTGGTGGATGACCCAAGCTCTTTAAATATAACAAAGGCTTGTCCTCTCATTTTCATTGTCTTTAGAGCTACAATGTCTACTACATGGCCAAACTGAGAAAACAGTGCATATAAAGACCTCTTCAAttctgttaaaataaataaaaggagaatTATATGACCAGCAACTATCTATTTCAAACAAGCCATGTTATCTTAAACACCAGCAAAGAGCAACAAAGTTAAGGAGCAGGACTTGACAGGGCAGGGAACTCGACTAAGCTTTTAACACCAAATGTCACATCTCTAGTGTTGTTTTTTTGACTACACACATATCCTTGGAACGTTAACTATTCACAATCCATTTGTTTGGTTATACTGTGGGTCCTTCCTacctgtggatttaagcatccgtgGACAGTAAGCCCCCATTGTTCAAAATGGCGGCATGTGCATGCAGCCGCACTAGCAGCCATGCGCACATCGCACCACCATTATGGAGAATGGGgcttgaggtcccatgttttttggtATTCGCATGGGGGAGGGGGCGAACggatgccccatggataccaaggtcccactgtataagtTACTCTGCAGTTTTATTTACTAGTTAATTTACTCCTCgatataatattatatttgcaACTGCAGCAGAATATTAGGAGTGCTTCTTTTAATAGTGAGATCATTGTATTCCAAATAGTGCAGATACTGAAAAGTATTTTCTGTGATGTATTTGTGCCTGTAGGACTCAGTGGGACATGACAGGTTGTGCAGTGGAATAAGAAATAGAATTGTAAAAAAGATGGAAGTTGGGAATATTGGTTAAAAGGGGAGGAGCAAATGAGAAAGTGTAGAAGGATTAGCAGAtaactttaactttttaaaaactggttttatttttactAAATCAGTAAGTacgcaatatttattcagaagtaaacctCACTGAGGTCAATGTAATTAACTCATCATTGCACATTCATTTTTTGCCTCAAAATATGGCATACTTTGGTTGATAGCCCAGTGACATACTTCCCCTTGCAACCCCTACACTTACAGCATTGCAGGTTTTGTTTATTCACATTACATAATGAGTTTTAAAAGTCCTGGTGCAGTACATTAAAACAAGCCATTGTAAGAACATTGAACTTTAAAAACTTTCAGATTGCAAACTTCCAGNNNNNNNNNNNNNNNNNNNNNNNNNNNNNNNNNNNNNNNNNNNNNNNNNNNNNNNNNNNNNNNNNNNNNNNNNNNNNNNNNNNNNNNNNNNNNNNNNNNNNNNNNNNNNNNNNNNNNNNNNNNNNNNNNNNNNNNNNNNNNNNNNNNNNNNNNNNNNNNNNNNNNNNNNNNNNNNNNNNNNNNNNNNNNNNNNNNNNNNNNNNNNNNNNNNNNNNNNNNNNNNNNNNNNNNNNNNNNNNNNNNNNNNNNNNNNNNNNNNNNNNNNNNNNNNNNNNNNNNNNNNNNNNNNNNNNNNNNNNNNNNNNNNNNNNNNNNNNNNNNNNNNNNNNNNNNNNNNNNNNNNNNNNNNNNNNNNNNNNNNNNNNNNNNNNNNNNNNNNNNNNNNNNNNNNNNNNNNNNNNNNNNNNNNNNNNNNNNNNNNNNNNNNNNNNNNNNNNNNNNNNNNNNNNNNNNNNNNNNNNNNNNNNNNNNNNNNNNNNNNNNNNNNNNNNNNNNNNNNNNNNNNNNNNNNNNNNNNNNNNNNNNNNNNNNNNNNNNNNNNNNNNNNNNNNNNNNNNNNNNNNNNNNNNNNNNNNNNNNNNNNNNNNNNNNNNNNNNNNNNNNNNNNNNNNNNNNNNNNNNNNNNNNNNNNNNNNNNNNNNNNNNNNNNNNNNNNNNNNNNNNNNNNNNNNNNNNNNNNNNNNNNNNNNNNNNNNNNNNNNNNNNNNNNNNNNNNNNNNNNNNNNNNNNNNNNNNNNNNNNNNNNNNNNNNNNNNNNNNNNNNNNNNNNNNNNNNNNNNNNNNNNNNNNNNNNNNNNNNNNNNNNNNNNNNNNNNNNNNNNNNNNNNNNNNNNNNNNNNNNNNNNNNNNNNNNNNNNNNNNNNNNNNNNNNNNNNNNNNNNNNNNNNNNNNNNNNNNNNNNNNNNNNNNNNNNNNNNNNNNNNNNNNNNNNNNNNNNNNNNNNNNNNNNNNNNNNNNNNNNNNNNNNNNNNNNNNNNNNNNNNNNNNNNNNNNNNNNNNNNNNNNNNNNNNNNNNNNNNNNNNNNNNNNNNNNNNNNNNNNNNNNNNNNNNNNNNNNNNNNNNNNNNNNNNNNNNNNNNNNNNNNNNNNNNNNNNNNNNNNNNNNNNNNNNNNNNNNNNNNNNNNNNNNNNNNNNNNNNNNNNNNNNNNNNNNNNNNNNNNNNNNNNNNNNNNNNNNNNNNNNNNNNNNNNNNNNNNNNNNNNNNNNNNNNNNNNNNNNNNNNNNNNNNNNN is a window from the Sceloporus undulatus isolate JIND9_A2432 ecotype Alabama chromosome 1, SceUnd_v1.1, whole genome shotgun sequence genome containing:
- the SNRPB2 gene encoding U2 small nuclear ribonucleoprotein B''; the protein is MLMTKIKKEELKRSLYALFSQFGHVVDIVALKTMKMRGQAFVIFKELGSSTNALRQLQGFPFYSKPMRIQYAKTDSDVISKMRGTFADKEKRREKKKTKALEQSANAANKKPNQGANQNSANSQANSSQNQQVPDNPPNYILFLNNLPEETNEMMLSMLFNQFPGFKEVRLVPGRHDIAFVEFENEGQAGAARDALQGFKITPSHAMKITYAKK